The Ketobacter alkanivorans genome includes the window CGATCGCCACCCGTTATGGCGTGGAGGTCAGCGTGCTGGGAACCAAGCACAGCGACATGTACGACGGGCCGTTGCAGGCTTGGCATGGTGAGTTGAAGGGGCGTGTTGGATCAGTGTTAGTGGCGGCGCTGGAGATCCAGCAGACCGTGCCTACATTTTTATATCAGATTTCGATTAAAAACGGTGATGCCACTCTTGGTTTTTCCGTGCTGGGAAGTGAATAGGTGATGCTATGAAACGATATATTGTTTTGGGGTTAATGGGTGTGTCTGTGTTGGCGCAGGCAGAAATGGACGGTTCCAAAATTTTGATGGAAGAAGCTGAACGGGCCAAGGAGGTTCAGCGTTTGGAATATCAGGCAGAGTTGCTCAAGCAGCGTGCAGAGATTGCCAAATACGTTGAAGAGATCCAGAAATACGGTGGTGATGTATCAGATCTAGGGGTTCAGGCACCTGCATCGGCATCAAAAAGTTCGTCTACTGACAAGCAGGCTTCCGCCAAATCCAAAAAGAAGGATGCAGTACCCAAGGTGCTACATATAGAAAACGATCGTGCGGCATTTGATACCCAGGATGGCAAGGTGTTTGGCAAGGTAGGTCAAACACTGCCGGGCGGCTATCGTGTTGTTGCCATCAGCATGCGTGATGGCGTGCGATTGCACAAAGATGGCATGCGCTACGATATCGACATCGTTTGGTAGATTAAATGACAGAAAAACAGCATTCGCGATTACACCAACAGTTTGATCAGTTGCTTCAGGAGCTGACCAATCGGGCGGCGTTGTCTGAACAGTCTTCCCGCAACCTGCCTTTGCCCACTGAGGCAGGTGAGATCGTGCCACGTTTGTGGGAGGCAGGCATCGATGATGTCAAGCTGGCGCAGGCGCTGTCTGCCCTGTTCAAACGTGAGCTGTTTAACGGCATAGTAAAAGATCGTGATAGCTTGGTACGCAGCAGTAATGATCGTTGCCCCTGGTTGATTGTGGATCGGGTTCTGTATGTGTCGAACCCCTATGATCGAGCCCAGATTGAGCCGCTGATGCGGCGCAAAAATGATCCCAAAGATAAACTCAAATTCGAAAAACTCGGCATTTTGGCCATGTCCGATTTCGACTCCGATCTGGTGGTGCAGGCCAGTTACGATCATGGGGTATCCGTAGCAGAGGTATCCGGGGCCTGGGCCAAAGGCTTTGTGGATGAACTGCTGAACGAAGCCATCGCTCTGCGTGCCAGTGATATTCACATTAATCCAGAATCCCATGGTGGCGTGATTAAGTTTCGGGTAGATGGCCGTTGCCAAGTGTGCCGAGTGCCTGGGTTGCAAACCATCGAGCGGGAACGCTTTCGGCTGGTATCCAACAATCTGATGGAGCGAGTCGGCAAGCAAAACAACTATCTGGAACCCACCAGTGGGTATTTGGTGTTTCAATCTGCCCATAAGCAAGTAAGCATGCGGCTTGAAATGGCACCTGTTAAGATTTATTCAGAAATCCAGCCCAAAATCACCATTCGATTGCTGAACAACCAGCGTGGCGTGAACAAGCTTGAAAGTCTGGGCTTAAGCCCCCTGCATGTAGCTCAACTACGTAGTTTGGGCCATCGTGCCAACGGCATGCTGGTGGTAACGGGCCCCACCGGTAGCGGCAAATCCACCACACTAAAAGCCATACTGAAAGACATTCGTGACAGCTTCCCTGAAAAGGCCATCTACAGCATTGAGGATCCGGTAGAGGATCAGCTGGATGGCATTACCTCCCTGGAAGTCACCAAGCATATGAGTTTTGCCAAGGCCCTGCGCTCACTACTGCGTCACGATCCAGATGTGATTATGGTGGGGGAGATCCGTGATGCCGAAACCGCAGAGCTGGCGTTGCGTGCCAGTATGACTGGGCACTTAGTGCTCACCACTCTGCATACTAACGATTCTCATGGTGCCATTAACCGCTTGCGAAACCTGGGGCTGGATAATGCCCTGATGGCAGAGAACTTGATGGCGGTCACCGCGCAACGTTTGGTGAACAAAGTTTGCCCGCATTGCTCAAGCATGTTGCCCATTACGCAATCAAAAGAGCTTTGGGCCAAATATCAGCACGTTCCGGAGCTAAAAAACCCCGATATATTAGTGCCTGTTGTGTCTAATAAAGAAGGATGCCAACACTGTAATTTCGGTTACACCGGACGGCATTTGGTGTGTGAACTGTTTCTTAATGATCCACTGGCCGAAACAGAGATCATCGAGGGCGTTCCCTCCAATGAAATCCGGCGTCAGCAAAGTCAGCGCGGTGTGTTTAATGATCTATGGGATGACGGTATCCGGTTGGTGAAAGAGGGGGTAACCACTCTGGAGGCGCTGGAAAACAAAATCAATCCCATTCGGGTAGCGCGAGCCTATCGCAAAGCCGATTACGGTAAACCGGTAGGCCGAGCCTACACCAAAGCAGATGAAGCTCTGCTGGATATAGAGCAAGCTTAATTCAATTATTCTGACCAAATGGATAGAGGATATAACATGGGCAACAAGCAGTTGAACAATCGTGGTTTAAACAGCAAGGGCTTCACGTTGGTGGAATTGATCGCAGTAGTAGCGATCATCTCTATGATTGCAGTGTACATCACCATCGAGATCAACCAGTCTAGTGATGATGCCAAGATTGGCTTGGCTACCGCGTTTCTGACCTCAAACGTACCCGGTGCTATTTCTTCGTTTAGAGCGCGCCATATGTCCAGTTGTCGGGCTATTGATGATGAGTTCACCATTGGAGACGAGACATACACAGCAGGTGGTGAGGCAACCAAAGCCAACCTGGTGAATCGAGGCCTTGCGGCGAATACTCCTTGGGATGATGTGTGGACTGCTGAATTTAATGATGATACTCGAGAGATCACGATTGAATTCCCTTTGGTGGGGACCAACGCCGATACCGTGCAGGCTGACTTGGAAGCAAACCTTACAGGTCGCGCTCAGGTAGTCAGTGTTACTGGGGGCGCGGTGGGAGATGCAAGCAGCGGCTTAATCATCGTTTACAGCTGCTCATAACGCTCCATGTACTACGTTGTTCAATACTTAGACGCTAAAGGCGAGCAGGCCTCCATTAAAGTGGAGGCCGCCACTCGAGAGGAGGCGCGCTGGCAGTCCCGCATTCCCGAACGGCGCATTATAGCTGTGCGGGAGGATGTGCTGGGGCAACTGGCGTTTGCCTTTGAGCCACCGGGGCCAGATCGTAAAAATCAGGCGTTGTTTATGCAATCCCTGAGCAGCTCCCTGTCCAGTGGTAAAACGGTCAAGCAAAGTGTTGATCAAATCATTAAAAAAAATCGCTGGCTTAAAGCCAAGCAGGAAAGTATCGACGAATGTGACAGCCTGGCCGACTACATGGAGCTGTTTCGTTTCGATCATTTTGCCATACTGATGGCCAGAGCCGCAGAAAAAGCTGGTGACTATTCCCATGCTTTACGTCAAGCGGCTCAATTTTTGCTGGCGCGGGAAAAAATCAAATCTGAGGTTAGCTCAGAGCTGAAAACGGGCCTGATTTATATCTTTGTGGGGTCTGCCTTCTTTTTTGTGGTGCCAGCCTTTCTGGATAATTCCCTGCAATCCTTGATGGGGGTGGGCAGTAACGGCTTTGTAAAACCCAATCGTTTTACTAATCTCCTGATGGGGATGGGGCAGTTCACCAAGCTCTATGCCTGGATCATTCCACTGTTGTGTGCGGTGGCCTTGCTGTATCGCAATTTGGTGTGGAGCGTATTGAAGCGGTTTCCTCTGTTCAACCTGATAGAAACCAAGCGCATTCAAGAGCGATCCATTGAATTTATTTCAGTCTATGAAATGTTGCAAAAGGCGGGTTACGTCGATTCCGAAATCGTCGCTGAGCTTATGCGCTCAACACGAGGGCCGTTGCGTTCTACCTACCAGCGAGTATATGCCCATTTAGCCAAATCTGAAGAGCTATCCAGTGCATTGTCGGAAGAGGATTGGGATGATTCACTGATCGAGGCCATGCAGGTCTTCAACGAAGTAGATGACGAACAGCAAGGGTTTATACTGGCTTCAGTGAAAGAAACACTGCATCTAAAGAACGTTCACACCAGTCGACAGATTTCCAAGTTTTTATCACGAATAGGCTTCGCCATGATGGTGCTGGCGGCCGTGGTTGCCGTGTTAGGCTTCTATCTGCCTCTGGCAGGTGCCGCCTCTAATGTAGGTCGCTGATGCAGAATCAATGTAAAGGTATGACCCTTGCTGAGATCATGGTTGTAATCAGTATTATCGCATTGGCGGCCACCTTTGCGCTGCCGGTTATATATCAAGAGCAAGAGTACCAAGATGTTGCTTCTGCAATAAACACCGCCCAGCAGCTTGCAACCGCCATTGAATACGGCCGATCCATTCAGCAAGCCGACCTGTTTGACGGTACCTTGAATGAATTTATTGTCAGCCACAATAGTCGGATAGATCGCTATATGTCCACGGTCGATGACGACTTCACGGTAGTGGGTCGTAATCCTGGATCACTTTTTAGGGTGGTGGTGAATCAGTTCTCTGTTTATGTGTCTTTTTCTTTGACTGGATCAGAGTATTCCGATTTCAATTTTCCATCTGCCCGTAAAGAGATTCTGGTTGACGAAGTAGATGAAGAGGAAGTGACCACAGTGCGTTGGACGGTTGGCCCGTCAGCGGGCAGTGGTTTAGCTATCGCGTACGGAGTAAATCACTACATCAATGCAGACTAATTCATCTGATTATCGTTTTAAATCATTATCTGGCTTCACCTTGGTGGAAGTGTTGGTATCGGTTGCTCTGATATCGACCATGGCGGTCTATTTTATTCAGGCTCAGATTCAGCAAGTACAGGATCGGGTTATAGAGGCATTGGCACAAGATGTATTAACTTTGGCTAATGCCTCCATGAGTTACTACTCGCAGATAAGTAGGTGGCCAGCACAGGAGGTGGATGACTGCGCCAGTTTGGTGCAGGATCTGGCCGCAATGGGCGCTTTTCCTGTTGGGCTTAATGGGTATGAAGGAATGGATGGCGTTGCACTACAAACTACCTGTGCAGACGTTGATGATATAGGCCGAACTCTCAGAATATCCGTTGTATTCCCTGTTGGTGATCAAGATTCGGCTGCAATGTTACGCTCCTATCTGCCAACATCGGCGATGCCAATTGTCGCGGCCGATCAACCGCCGATGGTTGTACATTATGTCGCTACGCCTCGAAAAGCTTCCCAGCGATACAACTTTGAACGGGTTGTGGTTGGGGCTGGCGGCTTGTTTACTTTGCCAAAGCCTGATTGCCCCGGCAATCGAAATGATCCTGCCCATATTCTTTTGCCCCAGTCTATTTGTATTAATAATGCAGAGCATGGGTTGGGTGGTTTTCTATTTAACGATGAGAGCAATAATAGGGATGACTTTTGGACGCTTCGACTTATGGTGGCCGACGGTGACGAAAACGAACATTTGAATGACTTTGCTGGTGTGTCCAGCTGTGGTGGTAGTGCGATTGAGGTAGGAGCGATTACATACTGTGAGACCAATTAAAACACAGCAAGGAATCGCACTGGTTTATATCGTCCTGCTGATCAGCGGGCTCTCAGTCATGCTTGTCCATCACGCTTACGTTTCAAAAATTCGGGCCGAGCGTAGCGCATTCACCTTCACGATTTCTCAGATTCATCATGTTCTTAACCTTGCGTACGCTCATCGGTTGTCGACGGGGCATTGGCCCAGATCCAATGACGGTGTCTGTCAGACGCCAGAGCAATATATTAATGATGCCGAAACGCCCAATAACGGCTGGGGATATCCGTTGGAAGGGCTTGATGAGTGTGGTGGTGCAAGTGAATCCTATGTGATTCAGCAGATTATTCCTGATAGTTATTTTCAGCTGTTCGAAGAAAGCCTAGAAGAGGAGCTTGAAAGAGATTATACCGGTGTCGCCGATGGCATGGTTCGGATGAGGTTGGAGTTGCCGCTGTCTTTAGTGGAGCAGCAGCGAATACATATTGGGAAATTAACAAACAGAAATAGTGATCCTTTGAGTTTTGACCGAATTGTCTGCTCCTTGGGTGGCACACCTAGATATGTTGGTGGGTTGGATGGGGTGTGTGGGTCTGCTCCAGCTCCTGTGCCAGGAGATTCTAACTATATTCCTTTTACATACCCGCCGCCTGATTCAATTTTTGTAAATATTGGTCTCGATATTCGTCAGCGTTTTGATGAAACAGAAGTTCGCTACGGTATGGGAGTTATAGATTCCTATCGTTATGATATAAATGATGAAGGGCGTCCATGGTTTTTTGATTATGATGACGATGGGCATGATTTTGCAGATGAGCAATGCCCTAGAGACCGCCATCACCAACGCTATACCATAGATGCCGTGCTGTTGGCATGGTGCGAATAACAGGAGTAGTTATGAAATACCAAGGATGCGTAATAAGTTTTCTGTTGGCTTTAATGCTATATGGTTGCGGCGGAGGGGGCGGTGGTGGAAGTGATACTGCCCCGGCCAACGTCGATACACCCAATCCCGAAACACCGGAAGAACTCCAAACAGGCATGTTCACCGATGCCCCAGTCACAGGTTTACGTTATACCCAGGGCAGGCGTGAAGGCTACACAGAAAGCGGCCGCTTTACCTACGATGCCAGAAGTAGCGATCCAGTGTGCTTTTTTGTGGGTGAGGTGCGATTGGGATGTGTTGCAGGGGGTGCTGTTGTTACCCCATACCATCTCTCGTCGCCAGGGCAGCCTGCAGGGTTGCAGTCAGGCTACAACATCTCTCGTCTGCTGATCAGTCTGGATGAATCTACGGGCCCGGAGATAACACTGCCGCAAGCAAGCCGAAGTGCTCGAGGCTATGTCGATTTCTCATTGTCGGATGGGTTGTTCGCAACCGATCCAGTAGTCAATGATTTGATCGAACGCCATGCCCCTGAGGGCAGTCTGTCATCCCGTGAGGATGTTGATGTTCATATTGCTGATAACGCCGACGTACAGCAGTCTATACAAGCATTGACTCAAGCATTGGATTCTGAAATCTCCAGTATTTCCATTCGCTGGAATTCCACTTTGTCGGAGGCCGGTGTGCTGGCCCACATTGAAGCCCGATCCGGCGGCGAGCCACAACAGACCGAGCACCTGTATTTGGAGGTGTCTCAAAGTAACACTCAGCTGTATCTGTCTAACCTTACCTACATTGACCCGAACGGTGAATACACTCAGGTACGAGTAGGGCGCAACGGTCAGCCAACCAGAATAGCCGATAGTGATCAGGTTCAGGCCTACCTCAATTTGATAAATACCCCCGTAGGGAGTTGGTTTGCTACGTCCAGTTATCAGCCAGAAAGATCAGGCAATTTGATTGGAAATTCTGGCCTACAGAGCAGAGTAGAGACGCGTTACGTGACACAGCAGATGGCAAATGAAGTTGTAGAGATGGCAAGTGAGCTTGGCCGTCAGGAACTGTCACCCTCCAATTTTCTGCGAATGGCCAGCTATGCAGCAGCACTTGTTCAATCGATAGAATGCGCTGGCTCGGTGGATGATACCTGTGGCTCCAAGCTGCAGGAGGCATTGTTGATGGCGCAAGTCAATACAGGCTACGAATCGCGCATCCTGAATTGGGTTTCGGACGACCTGTCCCCAGATCTGTGTTTGCCATTGCAAGGCGTGCCAGCGAGTGAGAATTGTGGCTTTGCTCCAAACCTACAAGAGTTCAACGTGGTGATGTCCAATCGAATATCCGAGTTTTCGGGGGTTAGGATACCTGCGTGGGCAGATTCTGATATGATACTTTTTAGAACTGCTCCTTTCATTTTGCACGACTGGGTGGGTGATGTACAAGTAGCTTTCGGTTTCAGTTGCAACGTCAGCAGATCTTATTATCAGTTTGCTGATGGTGGCTACTATGGTCAGGTCAAAGGTGAGAATGTTGTGTGCACAGAGGAGCGTTTAGAGGTGTTGAATTACAATATCTATGCCTGCGGTATTGAGTCCATTGTTTGTAATGATCCTAGTTCTGATTTTAGTTTTGGTCTTGATATGCCATCAGATTGGCCTGGTTTTTCAGCTAAAAGGAATCTGGCTTTCAGGGTGGCGGAGCGCATGCTTTCCTCCGGTTATGGCGCAGAGATGAGTTACCTTGGGACTCGTGATTTCAGGGGTTCTCGACGACGATTCTACGGTGATCCTAGACTGCCGGAGAGTTGGAATCAGTTCAGCTCGTATTCTGCCTGGTTCGAGTCTTTACCCTTTGATCGTTCTGCCGAGGATTTTTTTGCGTCAGGTGTTTTTATCTATAATGATTTTGTGGAACCACCACCATTTTCTATTGGCGTTTCCATAGTCGAAGATACCAATGAACTGTATAACGTACTGGATCATGGTTTCATGAACTTCATGGATCGGGATGGAACGGAGATAATGCTACGGATTATGTTTTGGTAATGCGGTGAAAGCGACGGCCACAATTATGCCGATGAACAATGCCCCAGAAACCGCCATCAACAACGTTATACCATAGATGCTGTGCTGCTTGCATGGTGCGAATAACAGGAGTAGTTATGAAATACCAAGGATGCGTAATAAGTTTTCTGTTGACTTTAATGCTATATGGTTGCGGCGGAGGGGGCGGTGGTGGAAGTGATACTGCCCCGGCCAACGTCGATACACCCAATCCCGAAACACCGGAAGAACTCCAAACAGGCATGTTCACCGATGCCCCAGTCACAGGTTTACGTTATACCCAGGGCAGGCGTGAAGGCTACACAGAAAGCGGCCGCTTTACCTACGATGCCAGAAGTAGCGATCCAGTGTGCTTTTTTGTGGGTGAGGTACGATTGGGGTGTGTTGCCGGTAGTGCGGTGGTTACCCCTTACCATCTTTCGTCGCCAGGCCAGCCTGCTGGGTTGCAGTCCGGGTATAATATATCCCGCTTGCTGATCAGTCTGGATGAATCGATAGGCCCGGAAATAACGCTGCCACAAGCAAGCCGAAACGCACGGGGTTATGTGGATTTTTACCTGTCCGATGGATTGTTCGCAACCGATAGCGTTGTTAACGATCTTATTGAGCGTTACGCCCCTGAGGGTAGCCTGTCAACTCGTCAGGATGTCGATGCTCACATCGCCGACAATGCGGATGTACAACAGTCCATACAGGCACTGACTCAAACATTGGAATCTGAAATAGCAGATATCTCCATTCGCTGGAATTCTACCTTGGCTGAGGCCGGTGTGCTGGCTCATATTGAAGCGCGATCTGGCGGCCAGCCACAGCAGACAGAACACCTGTATATGGAAGTGTCACAATATAACACCCAGCTGTATCTCTCCAATCTGACTTACATCGATTCAAACGGTGATTACACCCAGGTACGAGTAGGACGTAATGGCCAGCCGACCAGAGTGGCTGATCGTGATCAGGTTCAGGCCTATCTCAATATGCTGAACACCACTCTAGAGAGCTGGGTAGCAACGTCTAGTTACCTGCCAGAGAAATCAGGCTATTTAATCGGGGGTGCAGGTTTACAAAGCAGGGTAGAGACACGTTACCTATCGGATGATATGGCCGGTGAAATTGTAGAGATTGTTGGCGCTATGGGTAGCCAGGGATTGTCAAGCACAAACCTGCTTAGAATCGCCAGTTATGCAGCAGCTATAGTTCAGTCAGTGGAATGTGCTGGATCATCAGGCCCTGGCTGCGGCTCCAAATTACAGGATGTTCTGTTACTGGCTCAAGCGGACTCAGGTTACGAATCACGAGTTGTCAGCTGGATACCCGAAGCCATGTCTTCAGATTTGTGTTTGCCGCTAGCGGGCGTTTCCGTAAGTGATAGCTGTGGAGTGGCACCAAATCTGCGGGATTTTAATGTGGTGATGTCTAATCGGTTAGATGATTATTCTGGCGTTTTTGTGCCGTATTGGACTGAGTTAGCTGATGATGCGAACGATTTTCTTGCCATATCGATGGTTGATCGGATTGGAGAAGTTACAGTGGTATATGGACTTTCCTGTCGAATAAATCCTACATCTTACCGCTTTAATGATGATGTCTACTACTTTGGCTTTCCAGCATCTGATGCAACTTGTGAAGAGTTAACTGGTGACGATGCAGCCTACCTATTTCAATGTGGAACAGAGCAGAGTGTTGAGCTATCAGATTGCAATGATTTTGGAGTTGACCTTCCCGGAGACTGGCCAGGTTTTAGTAGGAAGAGGTCGTTGGCTTTTACTGTAGCAACAAAACTAATTCGATCCGGTTATGGAGGTTTCGCACATTATTTCGACACCAACAATGAATTTGAACGAAGATACCTTGATGAGCTAAGTATACGAATGATTAACGAAAGCATCCCAAATGAAAGTGTCTTCACAGAGTTGGGAATTAATGTGGATGAATCTGAATTTTATTCGAGTGGTACAGTTCCATACATTTTAGGTTTTGCTAATCCTGCACCGTTAACCTCGGTAGCGACCATTAGTAATGAGGGTTATTTCAATGGTTTTTTGAGCTTTCTAAAATACAGGAATAATGATAATACAGAGGTTTCGCTTTATATTGCTGCTAGGATGGAATACTGATGTTGCCGATTTTGTTTGGTTGGGTTCCATTTTGAGTGTTTAAGGTTTGAACGTGTTGATTGGGTGGCCCCTATCCCCCAATCAACACCGTAGGAGCCCCCATAACCACCAC containing:
- a CDS encoding type II secretion system protein, with protein sequence MQTNSSDYRFKSLSGFTLVEVLVSVALISTMAVYFIQAQIQQVQDRVIEALAQDVLTLANASMSYYSQISRWPAQEVDDCASLVQDLAAMGAFPVGLNGYEGMDGVALQTTCADVDDIGRTLRISVVFPVGDQDSAAMLRSYLPTSAMPIVAADQPPMVVHYVATPRKASQRYNFERVVVGAGGLFTLPKPDCPGNRNDPAHILLPQSICINNAEHGLGGFLFNDESNNRDDFWTLRLMVADGDENEHLNDFAGVSSCGGSAIEVGAITYCETN
- a CDS encoding type II secretion system protein; the encoded protein is MGNKQLNNRGLNSKGFTLVELIAVVAIISMIAVYITIEINQSSDDAKIGLATAFLTSNVPGAISSFRARHMSSCRAIDDEFTIGDETYTAGGEATKANLVNRGLAANTPWDDVWTAEFNDDTREITIEFPLVGTNADTVQADLEANLTGRAQVVSVTGGAVGDASSGLIIVYSCS
- a CDS encoding type II secretion system F family protein: MYYVVQYLDAKGEQASIKVEAATREEARWQSRIPERRIIAVREDVLGQLAFAFEPPGPDRKNQALFMQSLSSSLSSGKTVKQSVDQIIKKNRWLKAKQESIDECDSLADYMELFRFDHFAILMARAAEKAGDYSHALRQAAQFLLAREKIKSEVSSELKTGLIYIFVGSAFFFVVPAFLDNSLQSLMGVGSNGFVKPNRFTNLLMGMGQFTKLYAWIIPLLCAVALLYRNLVWSVLKRFPLFNLIETKRIQERSIEFISVYEMLQKAGYVDSEIVAELMRSTRGPLRSTYQRVYAHLAKSEELSSALSEEDWDDSLIEAMQVFNEVDDEQQGFILASVKETLHLKNVHTSRQISKFLSRIGFAMMVLAAVVAVLGFYLPLAGAASNVGR
- a CDS encoding prepilin-type N-terminal cleavage/methylation domain-containing protein, which produces MQNQCKGMTLAEIMVVISIIALAATFALPVIYQEQEYQDVASAINTAQQLATAIEYGRSIQQADLFDGTLNEFIVSHNSRIDRYMSTVDDDFTVVGRNPGSLFRVVVNQFSVYVSFSLTGSEYSDFNFPSARKEILVDEVDEEEVTTVRWTVGPSAGSGLAIAYGVNHYINAD
- a CDS encoding GspE/PulE family protein — its product is MTEKQHSRLHQQFDQLLQELTNRAALSEQSSRNLPLPTEAGEIVPRLWEAGIDDVKLAQALSALFKRELFNGIVKDRDSLVRSSNDRCPWLIVDRVLYVSNPYDRAQIEPLMRRKNDPKDKLKFEKLGILAMSDFDSDLVVQASYDHGVSVAEVSGAWAKGFVDELLNEAIALRASDIHINPESHGGVIKFRVDGRCQVCRVPGLQTIERERFRLVSNNLMERVGKQNNYLEPTSGYLVFQSAHKQVSMRLEMAPVKIYSEIQPKITIRLLNNQRGVNKLESLGLSPLHVAQLRSLGHRANGMLVVTGPTGSGKSTTLKAILKDIRDSFPEKAIYSIEDPVEDQLDGITSLEVTKHMSFAKALRSLLRHDPDVIMVGEIRDAETAELALRASMTGHLVLTTLHTNDSHGAINRLRNLGLDNALMAENLMAVTAQRLVNKVCPHCSSMLPITQSKELWAKYQHVPELKNPDILVPVVSNKEGCQHCNFGYTGRHLVCELFLNDPLAETEIIEGVPSNEIRRQQSQRGVFNDLWDDGIRLVKEGVTTLEALENKINPIRVARAYRKADYGKPVGRAYTKADEALLDIEQA
- the pilP gene encoding type IV pilus biogenesis protein PilP — its product is MKRYIVLGLMGVSVLAQAEMDGSKILMEEAERAKEVQRLEYQAELLKQRAEIAKYVEEIQKYGGDVSDLGVQAPASASKSSSTDKQASAKSKKKDAVPKVLHIENDRAAFDTQDGKVFGKVGQTLPGGYRVVAISMRDGVRLHKDGMRYDIDIVW